In Sphingobacterium sp. SRCM116780, the genomic stretch ATGTACATCAAAAGAATTGTACAATATAAATTGTCCATTTTGAAATACATATAGATCTACTAAATGGTCCGAAACAAAATGAACACCTAAGACAGATCCTCTTATCGGCACCAGATCTTGCGCTTGATCTAAGACAATGCAAAATTCAGGAAATATTTCAGCATCAGGAAAGAGGGCTTTCCATCTGTTATATAATATCAGATCATATTCAAATACAGCTACTATACCTAAATTTTTCAACTCCTGTGTATGAATATGATGAGGAACGTGCTCGACTAGATAAGAAGCATATTCGTTTAATCGATCTTCTTGAAAAACTTCTTTAGGAATAAAGGTCAGGCTTTGATGCGGTATAACGACCTTAACATATCGAAAAGGTAAGCTCAAAATTTGAGTAGCTTCCAATCGCGGGTTTTCTGCATCATATTCCAGCAATAGATTCAAGTTTAACTGTTTGTCTGTTACCATGATAACATCTTTGCTAAAACCTGCTTTTGCAGATAAGGTATATTCTGGCAAAAAATGGATATTAAACTCCTCAGATATATAATTCATATGTATGCTTTCCAAATTCAATTATTAAATTGTACAACCTAACAAAATTAACTTTTCTAAACGATAAGACAAACCTTTTAGATAACTTTGATCGTGCATATTAAAGAATTATTGATTCAACGCTTTCCTTGGACAGCAACTCCACAGCAAAATTCTGTTTTTGAATTGTTAGCTACATTTTTGAGTTCCTTCCGTACACAAGACTGTTTTGTTTTAAAAGGTTATGCAGGAACGGGTAAAACAACTATTATTTCTGCCCTTGTACAAACGTTACCTTATATTAAGAAAAAAGCTGTTCTTCTTGCACCTACAGGTCGAGCAGCTAAAGTTATGAGCTATTATTCAGGAAGACCGGCGCTAACCATACATAA encodes the following:
- a CDS encoding DUF3822 family protein, with translation MNYISEEFNIHFLPEYTLSAKAGFSKDVIMVTDKQLNLNLLLEYDAENPRLEATQILSLPFRYVKVVIPHQSLTFIPKEVFQEDRLNEYASYLVEHVPHHIHTQELKNLGIVAVFEYDLILYNRWKALFPDAEIFPEFCIVLDQAQDLVPIRGSVLGVHFVSDHLVDLYVFQNGQFILYNSFDVHFTDDLNYYILNILKQLSLTDQVSKVLVSGDIPHDSYIKCLERYSSTIAYLESKSKVYVRSAEQINFNNYQTLLDAVLCE